A single Cyclopterus lumpus isolate fCycLum1 chromosome 1, fCycLum1.pri, whole genome shotgun sequence DNA region contains:
- the LOC117735036 gene encoding voltage-dependent calcium channel gamma-5 subunit has translation MSLCGRKALTLLSSVFAVCALGLLGIAVSTDYWLYLEEGVILPLNQSTEVRMSLHSGLWRVCFLAGEEKGRCFTIEYVMPTNLQLTSESTVSVLKMIRSATPFPLVSLFFMFIGFVLSNIGHIRPHRTILAFVSGIFFILSGLSLVVGLVLYISNINDEMLNRTKTNEAYFSYMYGWSFAFAAISFLLTETAGVMSVYLFMKRYTAEERYRPHQGFYQPRLSNCSDYSGQYLHPDAWAGRGRSASAISSEASLQMNSCNYPALLKCPEYEQMSSSPC, from the exons ATGAGCCTCTGTGGCAGGAAGGCGCTGACTTTGCTGAGCAGCGTGTTCGCTGTTTGCGCCCTGGGCCTGCTGGGGATCGCCGTGAGCACCGACTACTGGCTCTACCTGGAGGAGGGCGTCATCCTTCCCCTCAACCAGAGCACCGAGGTACGCATGTCCCTCCACTCTGGCCTCTGGAGGGTTTGCTTCTTGGCTG GGGAGGAGAAAGGCCGGTGTTTTACCATCGAGTATGTGATGCCCACTAACCTCCAGCTGACCTCTGAGTCCACTGTCAGTGTCCTTA AGATGATCCGTTCTGCCACACCCTTCCCTCTGGTCAGCCTCTTCTTCATGTTCATTGGCTTTGTGCTCAGTAACATCGGACACATCCGACCCCATCGCACCATCCTGGCCTTTGTTTCTGGAATTTTCTTCATCCTGTCAG GTCTCTCTCTGGTGGTCGGTCTGGTGTTGTACATCTCCAACATTAATGACGAAATGTTGAACAGAACCAAAACTAACGAGGCCTACTTCAGCTACATGTACGGCTGGTCATTTGCCTTCGCTGCCATCTCCTTCCTGCTCACTGAG ACTGCAGGTGTCATGTCGGTGTACCTGTTCATGAAGCGCTACACAGCAGAGGAGAGGTACCGGCCCCATCAGGGCTTCTACCAGCCTCGTCTCAGCAACTGCTCAGATTACTCCGGCCAGTACCTCCATCCGGACGCCTGGGCCGGACGGGGTCGCAGTGCATCCGCCATCTCCTCTGAGGCCTCCCTCCAGATGAACTCCTGCAACTACCCGGCTCTCCTCAAGTGTCCAGAGTACGAACAAATGTCCTCCTCCCCGTGCTGA